The genomic stretch CATATCATTTCTATCACAAATAAATTAAATAGTATATCTTATTTCAAAATATAGAATATATATTTGTATAATATTTATAAGAATTATTAAATACAATGATTTTCCTATAAGTACCGAACGATTTTAATCTGCAACCACTTTTTAATACATAAACTAATTTATAATTATTTTTCATTTTCTTTAAGATAATCTATGTAACTCATAATAGCATCTCTTATTAAATCACTCCTATTACTATAGCCTAATTTTTTGACTAACTCATCTACTATTTTTAAAAAATCTTCGTCAAGTTTAAATGTTATTACATGTATCTCTTCCATGTCTAAAATATAAGTATTTTCATCAAGTTTAATAGTCTTTTCCATTATAATAACCACATTATTAATAATAGGTTACTAGATTATAAATGTTATATTTGAGTTAACTGTGATAGATAGATAAATTCTATGATGAAATATTAAGATTTTAGTTTTATAAATCAGATCTCCTATTATATTACCAAAATCTTCAAATATGTGAAATATAGAAATTTCAATCAGAATTAGTTTGCTTAGTATATTTTGTGGTTATTCTCATACTTAGATATTCTATAATTATATCTATATTAGGAAGTTCTATTTCCAGAGGATTTTTCAAATATTCTTTAATGAAGGGTACGGGTACTATTAGAGGTTCCCTAAAGTATTTTCTTATTTTTTCATAATTTATCTGATAATCTGATTTCACTTGGTTGATTACTATGATTA from Sulfolobus sp. S-194 encodes the following:
- a CDS encoding ribbon-helix-helix domain-containing protein, producing MEKTIKLDENTYILDMEEIHVITFKLDEDFLKIVDELVKKLGYSNRSDLIRDAIMSYIDYLKENEK